From one Solanum stenotomum isolate F172 chromosome 12, ASM1918654v1, whole genome shotgun sequence genomic stretch:
- the LOC125848900 gene encoding uncharacterized protein LOC125848900 translates to MQDSTTRAFESSSSSSGDGNNDAGDFECNICFELAQDPIVTLCGHLYCWPCLYRWLRLHSQCHECPVCKALIQEEKLVPLYGRGRTSTDPRSKPIPSLEIPNRPAGQRPETAPRPEPNHFPNHGFGHMGGLFPTATARFGNFTMSAGFGGLLPSLLSFQFHGIPGPTAYPTASNHPFGYTPAYHGPHVRNAQDTAQGQSDSNLKLMFLLVGFLVLIYLLG, encoded by the coding sequence ATGCAGGACTCAACTACCAGGGCATTTGAAagctcttcttcttcctccggAGATGGGAACAATGATGCTGGTGATTTTGAATGCAACATATGTTTTGAATTGGCCCAAGATCCCATTGTGACACTCTGTGGTCACCTTTACTGTTGGCCATGCCTGTATAGATGGTTACGTCTTCACTCACAGTGCCATGAATGTCCTGTCTGTAAGGCACTTATTCAAGAGGAGAAATTAGTTCCACTTTATGGAAGAGGAAGGACTTCTACTGATCCCAGATCAAAACCAATCCCCAGCCTTGAAATTCCTAATAGACCTGCAGGACAACGACCTGAAACTGCTCCACGACCTGAACCAAATCATTTTCCTAATCATGGATTTGGGCACATGGGAGGATTGTTTCCAACAGCAACTGCTAGATTTGGTAACTTTACAATGTCTGCTGGTTTTGGTGGATTGCTTCCTTCATTACTCAGCTTCCAGTTTCATGGAATTCCTGGTCCGACAGCATATCCTACCGCATCAAATCACCCTTTTGGATATACTCCTGCATATCATGGGCCACATGTTCGCAATGCTCAAGACACAGCCCAAGGACAATCAGATAGCAATCTCAAGTTAATGTTCTTACTTGTTGGTTTTCTTGTGCTCATTTATTTGTTAGGCTAA
- the LOC125848622 gene encoding calcium uniporter protein 2, mitochondrial-like — protein sequence MAFKKIVAQRLFDSYKISRPSLTTCRICSSTMTKSMASPNPERIAPDPGEGAFFRRSLHRSSLFQSLATSSELRSFPIGEKLRQELRGMDIGRDRIRLDGLISPPQQKSFPEMESELAEEEKFTVADAKKVMRLAQLEVVKSRLRQMENDWISYPEFFQICNGASSNSDQALEFAKMLDQSGIVIVLGNVVFLKPDKVVKAMEGLMPMPLAQPNDPQMMKEFQQMDEKKSAIDKKAESLVQRELWCGLGFFVIQTAAFMRLTFWELTWDVMEPICFYVTSFYCMAGYAFFLRTSKEPTYEGFFHSRFSAKQKKLMKLHNFDLQRYNELRKACDPHSSIPTGNTLTLHSTPMMSTT from the exons ATGGCGTTCAAAAAAATTGTAGCTCAACGCCTTTTCGATTCATATAAAATTTCTCGTCCTTCCCTAACAACATGCCGTATTTGTTCCTCAACCATGACCAAATCGATGGCTTCTCCTAATCCTGAAAGGATAGCTCCAGATCCCGGCGAGGGTGCTTTTTTCCGTCGGTCTCTCCACCGAAGTTCTTTGTTCCAGTCACTAGCAACCTCGTCGGAGCTCCGGTCGTTTCCCATCGGTGAAAAGCTCCGTCAGGAATTGAGAGGGATGGACATTGGTAGAGATAGGATCAGACTCGATGGACTCATCTCACCGCCGCAGCAGAAATCGTTTCCGGAGATGGAGTCAGAATTAGCCGAGGAGGAGAAATTTACGGTGGCCGATGCAAAGAAGGTTATGAGATTGGCACAGCTTGAGGTGGTGAAATCGAGGCTAAGGCAGATGGAGAATGACTGGATTTCGTATCCGGAATTTTTTCAGATCTGCAATGGCGCTTCTTCAAACTCCGATCAAGCCCTAGAATTCGCGAAGATGCTCGATCAATCGGGAATTGTAATTGTTTTGGGAAACGTCGTATTCCTTAAGCCTGATAAG GTGGTGAAAGCCATGGAAGGCTTAATGCCAATGCCTTTGGCTCAGCCAAATGACCCACAAATGATGAAGGAGTTTCAACAAATGGATGAGAAGAAATCAGCTATTGACAAGAAGGCAGAATCGTTGGTGCAAAGGGAGTTGTGGTGTGGGCTAGGATTCTTTGTGATTCAGACTGCAGCTTTCATGAGGCTCACTTTCTGGGAGCTAACATGGGATGTAATGGAGCCAATTTGCTTCTATGTTACATCCTTTTACTGCATGGCTGGTTATGCTTTCTTCCTTAGGACCTCCAAAGAGCCTACTTATGAAGGCTTCTTCCACAGCCGCTTTAGCGCAAAACAAAAGAAGCTCATGAAGCTTCACAATTTTGATCTTCAGAGGTACAATGAACTCCGCAAAGCTTGTGATCCTCACTCGTCCATACCTACTGGAAACACTTTAACACTTCATTCAACACCCATGATGTCCACAACATAG
- the LOC125848241 gene encoding elongation of fatty acids protein 3-like has protein sequence MIHIVRYYLSEHPCVVNFRWSHSQSWGNTWFFLFTSIAAYVIFSLFLHLFLCLLFRNRSPLPLGPIPAVHSLSMVLISLTIFTGILLSAAAEIRETRWFWRRNKTTTFQWLLCFPLGTRPSGRVFFWSYIFYLSRFLHTLRTFFSILRRRRLSFFQLFNHSILIFMSFLWLEFSQSFQVLAILFTTFLYSVVYGYRFWTAIGLPSASFPFVVSCRILLLGCNVVCHVGVLLLHFMKGGCNGIGAWVFNSVLNAAILFLFLNFYVKVHLKNRNGVKDTEMLDSLKNKDS, from the coding sequence ATGATTCACATCGTGCGTTATTATCTCTCTGAGCACCCTTGTGTTGTAAATTTCCGTTGGAGTCACAGCCAATCATGGGGTAACACGTGGTTCTTCCTCTTCACCTCTATTGCAGCCTATGTTATCTTCTCCCTCTTCCTCCACCTTTTTCTTTGCCTCCTCTTCCGCAACCGCAGTCCTCTCCCTCTCGGCCCCATCCCCGCCGTTCACTCCCTCTCTATGGTCCTAATTTCCCTCACCATCTTCACCGGAATACTCCTCTCCGCCGCCGCTGAAATCCGTGAAACTCGCTGGTTCTGGCGCCGTAACAAAACCACCACTTTCCAATGGCTCCTCTGTTTCCCTCTCGGCACGCGCCCTTCCGGACGCGTCTTCTTTTGGTCCTACATTTTCTATCTCTCTCGCTTCCTCCACACGCTACGTACTTTCTTCTCCATTCTCCGGCGTCGAAGACTCTCCTTCTTTCAACTCTTCAACCACTCCATACTCATATTTATGTCCTTCCTGTGGCTAGAATTCTCGCAATCGTTTCAAGTACTAGCAATACTATTTACAACCTTTTTATATTCTGTTGTTTACGGTTACAGATTCTGGACCGCGATTGGATTGCCAAGCGCGTCCTTCCCGTTTGTTGTAAGCTGTCGGATTCTGTTACTGGGATGTAACGTTGTGTGCCATGTTGGGGTTCTTTTGCTCCATTTCATGAAAGGTGGATGTAACGGAATTGGGGCATGGGTTTTCAATTCAGTGCTCAATGCTgctattctatttttattcctcAATTTTTATGTGAAGGTGCACTTGAAGAATAGAAATGGTGTAAAAGATACTGAAATGTTGGACTCTCTGAAGAATAAGGATAGTTGA
- the LOC125847472 gene encoding uncharacterized protein LOC125847472 has product MKKYFTPISKSSLASHSHSQSNQEENVNHSEVPSHSSQEFDLSTLKFDPGERTPILNYHPNHRDVIRRAYLVNGPCQPRLEVHEYPQTNISGAIRRFNHEWFDDVYHDWLEYSVSKDATYCLYCYLFKDHNINQGGGEVFLCTWFKNWNKKSGLNKHIGLQNSPHNRSKKKCQNLLRQQQSIQSAFERQSNQIKHGYYIRLSVSVDVVRLLITQGLAFRGHDESKSSLSRGNFLQIISWYAERCDKIRDYVFEHASQNDQMTSPIIQKDIVTTCKIETVKAILEELNGDYFALLIDESFDISRKEQMAIVLRYVDRMGFVMVRLIDIIHIQDTSALSLKETIINLLAQHSLSPSRVRGECYDEASNMQGERMDDLRDSQKATIQDALDMGELTTDRGLNQQLGLSRACDTRWGSHYKSFNNFILMFGSIVEVLESLALDARSMDKRAKAMGHLESCQTFEVAFMLHLMRDVLAITNELNKCLQRKEQDVANAMLLVEVAKKRFSLKSRRRLAHYIVLYHYRVEVFCNIIDWQLQELNDRFNEESTDLLHGIACLNPINSFSSFDSKKIMKMAELYPDDFDEFNMDTLDTTRKLAISEEKFDP; this is encoded by the exons ATGAAGAAGTATTTTACCCCAATATCGAAATCAAGTTTAGCCTCTCATAGTCATAGTCAATCTAACCAAGAAGAAAATGTCAATCATTCTGAAGTACCATCACATTCTTCTCAAGAATTTGATTTGAGTACTTTAAAGTTTGATCCCGGTGAAAGAACTCCAATATTGAATTATCATCCAAATCATCGTGATGTTATTAGAAGGGCATACCTTGTGAATGGTCCTTGTCAACCTCGCTTGGAGGTGCATGAGTACCCTCAAACAAATATTTCTGGAGCAATACGTCGTTTTAATCATGAATGGTTTGATGATGTATATCATGATTGGTTGGAGTACAGTGTTAGTAAAGATGCAACCTATTGTTTGTATTGCTATCTATTTAAAGATCATAATATTAATCAAGGTGGAGGTGAAGTATTTTTATGTACATGGTTTAAGAATTGGAATAAAAAGAGTGGTCTTAACAAGCATATTGGTCTGCAGAATAGCCCACATAATCGATCAAAAAAGAAATGTCAGAATTTACTACGGCAACAACAATCGATTCAATCTGCATTTGAGAGACAATCTAATCAAATTAAACATGGATATTATATCCGCTTAAGTGTTTCGGTTGATGTAGTAAGACTTCTCATAACTCAAGGACTTGCATTTCGAGGTCATGATGAATCTAAATCATCACTTAGTAGGGGTAATTTTCTTCAGATTATCTCATGGTATGCAGAAAGATGTGATAAAATTCGTGATTATGTATTTGAACATGCCTCTCAAAATGATCAAATGACTTCTCCAATaattcaaaaagatattgtgACTACATGCAAGATAGAAACAGTTAAAGCTATTCTCGAGGAACTAAATGGTGACTACTTTGCCTTACTAATTGATGAATCTTTTGATATTTCACGCAAGGAGCAAATGGCTATTGTATTACGATATGTTGATAGAATGGGATTCGTGATGGTGCGACTTATTGACATTATTCATATTCAAGATACTAGTGCATTATCCTTGAAAGAGACAATTATTAATTTACTTGCTCAACATTCTTTGAGTCCATCACGTGTGCGTGGAGAATGTTACGATGAGGCAAGCAATATGCAAGGTGAG CGTATGGATGATTTACGAGATTCTCAAAAAGCAACAATTCAAGATGCATTAGATATGGGTGAATTGACAACCGATAGGGGCTTGAATCAACAACTTGGTCTTTCAAGAGCTTGTGATACTCGTTGGGGATCTCATTATAAATCCTTTAACAATTTTATTCTTATGTTTGGCTCTattgttgaagttcttgaatcACTTGCTCTTGATGCACGAAGTATGGATAAAAGAGCCAAGGCAATGGGACATCTTGAATCTTGTCAAACATTTGAGGTTGCGTTCATGTTGCATTTGATGAGAGATGTATTAGCAATCACAAATGAACTCAATAAATGCTTACAAAGAAAGGAACAAGATGTTGCAAATGCCATGCTACTTGTTGAAGTAGCAAAGAAAAGGTT CTCTTTAAAATCACGGCGAAGACTTGCTCACTATATAGTCTTATATCATTACCGTGTTGAAGTGTTTTGCAATATTATTGATTGGCAACTTCAAGAGCTTAATGATCGTTTTAACGAGGAATCTACTGATTTGCTCCATGGAATTGCTTGTTTGAATCCAATTAACTCGTTTTCAAGTTTTGAcagcaaaaaaataatgaagatgGCTGAATTATATCCAgatgattttgatgaatttaATATGGATACTCTTgacactacaagaaaattagCTATTAGCGAAGAGAAATTCGATCCCTAA